TTGGGAAAAACAAAAGTTTCTGAAATTATAAATCAGTTAGATACTAGAAAAGCTACAGAGCTTACTCGAAAGTTAGCTATTCAATAGAAGTAGTCATTGAATAATAAATTACAGATTAAGGAGGTGATTAGTGAAAATGGAATTGATAAATCTAACAAGACAACAAGGTGTAGGTTTGCTAGAAAAGTCTTTTAAAGGAAATTCTAAACATTCTGATTCTCAAGTGAATTTTGATAATTATCTCAGAAAAACGATGAACAAAAATGCTGGAAATGAAGAAAAAGCTTCTAAATTTCAGCATGATAAAGCGGGTTTGCATAAAGATGTTTATGACAAAATGAATGCAATCAATAGTGGAGCTGTCAAAAAAATTAATTCTATGAAAGATGAAACTTCAGAAATAGTTAATTATAATGATAAAACATCTGAGACCAAAGAAGAAAGTGAAATTGAAAAACTTGGAGATGAAGCTTCAGAAATAGTTGATGAATTGAATGAAACGATTGATGAATTGGTTGTTTTAATTGAAAATATCGACATTGATGCTAATGAATTAAATCAAGGAAATACGAATCAAATGGTAGGAGATGTACTTGCGACAGAAGAGGTATTAAAAAATAGCGGAGAGCTTAGCAGTGAAGAAACAATATCTAGCCAGAGCGATAAAGCTATTTTTGATAATGTATCAAGAAATATCCAAAAATTAGAAGATTTAATTGGTAAATTGCAGGAATTAGTTGATAAAATTGTAAAGACTAATGATAATTCATCTGAGAAAATTAGTGAAAGTGTTTTGAAATTAAGTAACGAATTAGAAGAAGTTGTGAATATGAAGTCAGCACTTGAAGGTTTTGTAAAGGAAGTTATTGATGTCGATAAAAATAACATGAAAAATGAGATAAAAGATATGTTGATTGAATTGAAGGCAAGTGTTGAGGGCAAAGATAATATAAAAACTGGCGTTAAAACGATTGCTAAACAAATAGAGTTTTTATCTCAGAAGAACAATCAATTAGCTGAAAGCAAAGGAAATAGTGCACTTCAAAATAATGGAGATATTGATAGTCATAGCTTGCAGAATGAAGAAGGCATTTCTAGAGCATCAATGGAAAACAAAGATAATAATGATAATGAAAATGCTGGAAAAGAATCTAATGAAAAGCAAAGTGATTCATTTAAGACAGATGCAATAGGAACTAAATCAATGGCAAATGATTCGGAGTTTAGTTTAGAAAAAACATCATTTAAAGTTTCGGACAAGAAGATTGCGGATGAAGACTTGATAAAGCAGATTTCGGAACATATGAATAAAATGAGACTGAAAAGTGGAACTCAAACTGTTAGGATGAAGTTAAAACCAGAAGCATTAGGAGAGGTTAATTTAAAAATTTCTCTTGAAAAAGGAAGTTTATCTACGGAGTTATTGGCAGAAAATAATGAAGTAAAAGAAATTTTAGAGAAGCATCTTAGTGTATTGAAAAATCATTTAGAGCAGCAAGGATATGAAGTAAAGGAATTTAAGGTGGTTAGTCAAGAAGAGACTCAAAATGCAAATTATTTAGATCAAGAGAATGAGAATAACAAACAAGAAAGAGAACAAAAACGACAAAGTAAAGAAGAACATGATGAAAAAGACAATTCAGATTTTGGCGATTTGTTTTCTAAGATGAATACTATAGCGTAGGAGGTGCGATATGTCAGAATTAATACAAGATATAACGAAATATACACAGCCTCAAAGCCAAGATAAAAAAAAGACAGCATCTGAGCAAAGGCGAGAGGATGTTTCAAAAAACAAAGATGCATTTTTGCAAATGATGGTTGCACAGCTTAAGAATCAAGACCCTATGAGCCCTGTTGAGAATCAAGACTTCTTGGCACAAATGGCTCAATTTACTACAGTGGAAGAAATTCAAAGCTTGACGGCATCTTCAGCAGAAAACTCTGAGAAGATGAATGAAGGAATTACAAAGATAGCAGATGTATTGGCGAAAATGCAGGCTGATACAGCGAGTTTTCAAAAGACTGTTAAAGAAGGTTTAGAATCAATTCAAGAAAGCCTTAAAGAGGGTGAGTAATTGTGGATGATTTAAAAATGAAGCAAATAGCAGGTTCTTTAAATGCTGCGAGTATAGTTAGGAAAACGAAACAAATTAATATTAGAGACAAAAAAATATCGAGTGGTGAGAGTTTTGAATCCATATTAAATAAGGTTCAAACAAATGGAGGGAAAATAAAATTTTCTAAACATGCACAAGATAGGATTGAATCTAGAAACATTAATTTTTCAGATCAAGATGTCAAAAACATAGAAAATGCAGTAGATAGAGCAAGAGATAAGGGTGTTCAAACAGCTTTGATTTTAATGGATAAAGTAGC
This portion of the Tissierellales bacterium genome encodes:
- a CDS encoding flagellar hook-length control protein FliK translates to MELINLTRQQGVGLLEKSFKGNSKHSDSQVNFDNYLRKTMNKNAGNEEKASKFQHDKAGLHKDVYDKMNAINSGAVKKINSMKDETSEIVNYNDKTSETKEESEIEKLGDEASEIVDELNETIDELVVLIENIDIDANELNQGNTNQMVGDVLATEEVLKNSGELSSEETISSQSDKAIFDNVSRNIQKLEDLIGKLQELVDKIVKTNDNSSEKISESVLKLSNELEEVVNMKSALEGFVKEVIDVDKNNMKNEIKDMLIELKASVEGKDNIKTGVKTIAKQIEFLSQKNNQLAESKGNSALQNNGDIDSHSLQNEEGISRASMENKDNNDNENAGKESNEKQSDSFKTDAIGTKSMANDSEFSLEKTSFKVSDKKIADEDLIKQISEHMNKMRLKSGTQTVRMKLKPEALGEVNLKISLEKGSLSTELLAENNEVKEILEKHLSVLKNHLEQQGYEVKEFKVVSQEETQNANYLDQENENNKQEREQKRQSKEEHDEKDNSDFGDLFSKMNTIA
- a CDS encoding flagellar protein; the protein is MDDLKMKQIAGSLNAASIVRKTKQINIRDKKISSGESFESILNKVQTNGGKIKFSKHAQDRIESRNINFSDQDVKNIENAVDRARDKGVQTALILMDKVALITNIKNNLVITTVNKEQLKENVFTNIDGAVII